One segment of Balaenoptera ricei isolate mBalRic1 chromosome 8, mBalRic1.hap2, whole genome shotgun sequence DNA contains the following:
- the LOC132369922 gene encoding copper transport protein ATOX1-like, which produces MPKHEFSVDMTCEGCSNAVTQVLSELGGVQFDIDLPNKKVCINSEHSVDTLLETLGKTGKAVSSPGSK; this is translated from the coding sequence ATGCCAAAGCACGAGTTCTCCGTGGACATGACCTGTGAAGGCTGCTCTAATGCAGTCACTCAGGTTCTCAGTGAGCTGGGAGGAGTTCAGTTTGACATTGACCTGCCCAACAAGAAGGTCTGCATCAACTCTGAGCACAGCGTGGACACTCTGCTGGAGACCCTGGGGAAAACAGGAAAGGCTGTTTCCTCCCCTGGCTCCAAGTAG